Proteins encoded together in one Sulfitobacter pontiacus window:
- a CDS encoding LysR family transcriptional regulator, producing MISDLKLLELFVRAARLGAIGKAGAEFGLSPTSATQRIQALESEVGAQLLHRTTRSVSVTLEGERLLKHAERIFETVQDAMLDVSGENQVLRGTLRLAGPASFGRKYIAPFVTEFLSMHPGLTVQLHLSDTVFDIVDNGFDCAIRLGALESSSLKAQKLSSCPRILVAAPDYLKAMGTPQTPQDLVHFDCVIRDALQNWRFKGPHGEEDAVKVAGRFVTNLAEGVTEAAISGFGIARKCTWEVAEHLESGELVTVLDRYSVAPEWNIHFMRPPGGIEPLRVRQFRSFIKQKMAQVPALGQ from the coding sequence ATGATTAGCGATCTGAAATTGCTGGAATTGTTCGTTCGGGCAGCGCGGTTGGGAGCTATCGGTAAGGCCGGTGCAGAGTTTGGTTTGTCGCCGACGAGCGCGACGCAACGCATTCAGGCACTCGAATCCGAAGTGGGCGCGCAGCTTTTGCACCGGACAACTCGAAGCGTCAGCGTGACGCTTGAAGGGGAGCGCTTGCTGAAACATGCAGAGCGGATTTTCGAGACGGTGCAGGACGCCATGCTTGACGTAAGTGGCGAAAATCAAGTCCTGCGCGGCACTCTAAGATTGGCTGGCCCTGCCTCATTCGGGCGGAAGTACATTGCGCCATTTGTGACGGAATTCTTGTCGATGCATCCGGGTTTGACCGTGCAACTCCACCTTAGTGATACGGTTTTCGACATCGTGGATAACGGGTTCGATTGTGCTATCCGGTTGGGTGCTCTGGAAAGTTCGAGCCTCAAGGCGCAAAAGCTTAGTTCATGTCCACGTATTCTGGTTGCTGCGCCAGACTACCTAAAAGCGATGGGCACGCCACAAACGCCACAGGACCTGGTTCATTTTGACTGCGTAATTCGCGATGCATTGCAGAATTGGAGGTTCAAAGGGCCTCATGGGGAGGAAGATGCCGTCAAAGTCGCGGGCCGTTTTGTGACCAATCTTGCAGAGGGTGTTACCGAAGCTGCCATTTCCGGCTTTGGCATCGCGCGCAAATGTACATGGGAAGTTGCCGAGCATCTTGAAAGTGGTGAACTGGTAACTGTCCTAGACAGATATAGCGTAGCGCCGGAGTGGAACATTCACTTCATGCGCCCGCCCGGCGGGATCGAGCCGCTTCGGGTCCGGCAATTCAGATCGTTTATCAAACAAAAGATGGCGCAGGTGCCGGCTTTGGGGCAGTGA
- a CDS encoding GNAT family N-acetyltransferase, giving the protein MQVDFEDGETGGRYVLRTKDGEAVSTFSKAGDKIVIIDHTEVDDALRGRGYGQMLIEQIVADMREQSKKIVPLCPFAASQFRKHPEWADVLN; this is encoded by the coding sequence ATGCAGGTGGATTTTGAAGACGGAGAAACAGGGGGACGCTATGTCCTCCGAACCAAGGATGGCGAGGCCGTGTCGACCTTCTCCAAGGCTGGAGATAAGATCGTCATCATCGACCACACCGAAGTCGACGACGCCTTGCGGGGTCGCGGGTACGGGCAGATGCTTATCGAACAAATTGTCGCTGACATGCGAGAGCAAAGCAAAAAGATCGTGCCGCTGTGCCCCTTCGCCGCCTCACAGTTTCGAAAACACCCCGAATGGGCTGACGTGCTGAATTAG
- a CDS encoding cyclic nucleotide-binding domain-containing thioredoxin-disulfide reductase, whose product MESFANDLSQMQRTPLHADHVEALRQVGTIRTYAAGDTIIRPGDPLEELLYIESGELEVVHPITQERTIAATMGPSQFTGEIGTLSGAVSMIQMRACETSTVIAVQNADLIKLMSRIPEMSDIILTVFAARRRGNIEHGQTELKLIGSDVDKDIQKIAVFAQRNRIAAQLIDLDSAEADAERTSCDLQGCGPAVIFGGEVIYDPTPEKLARTLGLELVIPNGEVVDVLIVGGGPAGVAAGVYAGAEGLSAVVAEDIAIGGQAGTSSRIENYMGFPTGISGGDLVWRGEVQAMKFGTRFAMPLRIEALAYRDDRFYATCSNRRELCARSIVVATGVQYRKLPIPRLEEFEGVGVYYAATEMEARFCRNSDAIVVGGGNSAGQAAMFLSRTAAHVHLLVRSGSLAASMSDYLSSRLEADPRITIHYQAEISDLHGDEKLSAVTVKNKADSTHHRYDSRTVFIMAGAAPNTEWLAGHAALDDKGFVLTGTENGGRSPFETSTHGIFAVGDVRSGSVKRVASSVGEGSVVMSEVWNHLNS is encoded by the coding sequence ATGGAAAGCTTTGCCAACGATCTTAGTCAGATGCAGCGGACGCCCTTGCATGCGGACCATGTCGAAGCGCTGCGACAGGTTGGAACGATACGGACCTATGCCGCAGGCGACACGATCATTCGACCCGGTGATCCGCTGGAGGAATTGCTTTATATTGAAAGCGGCGAGCTAGAGGTTGTGCATCCGATTACGCAGGAGCGGACAATCGCGGCCACGATGGGGCCATCCCAATTTACCGGTGAAATCGGGACGCTGTCCGGTGCGGTGTCGATGATCCAAATGAGGGCGTGTGAAACCTCGACAGTGATCGCGGTCCAAAACGCAGACCTGATTAAATTGATGTCCCGCATCCCCGAGATGAGCGATATAATTTTGACTGTTTTTGCCGCCAGACGCCGCGGAAACATCGAGCATGGACAAACCGAGCTCAAGTTGATCGGCTCGGATGTTGACAAGGATATTCAGAAGATCGCCGTCTTTGCACAGCGCAACCGGATCGCGGCGCAACTGATTGATCTTGATAGTGCCGAGGCCGACGCGGAACGCACAAGCTGTGATCTACAAGGTTGTGGCCCTGCGGTGATCTTTGGCGGTGAGGTGATTTACGATCCGACGCCGGAAAAGCTCGCTCGGACATTGGGGCTTGAGCTGGTGATCCCGAACGGCGAAGTGGTCGATGTCCTGATTGTCGGGGGCGGGCCTGCGGGCGTAGCCGCAGGGGTGTATGCCGGTGCCGAGGGGCTATCTGCCGTCGTCGCAGAAGATATCGCCATCGGTGGACAGGCAGGCACGTCCAGCCGGATCGAAAACTACATGGGATTTCCAACGGGAATTTCAGGTGGAGACCTTGTCTGGCGCGGCGAAGTCCAAGCGATGAAATTCGGCACCCGATTTGCCATGCCATTGCGGATCGAGGCATTAGCCTATCGCGACGACCGCTTTTACGCGACCTGTTCAAACAGACGCGAACTCTGTGCACGGTCGATTGTGGTGGCTACGGGTGTTCAGTATCGCAAGCTGCCGATCCCGCGACTGGAAGAATTCGAAGGCGTTGGCGTTTATTATGCCGCCACAGAAATGGAAGCTCGGTTTTGCCGAAACTCGGATGCCATCGTTGTAGGCGGCGGCAATTCCGCGGGCCAAGCGGCCATGTTCCTCAGCCGCACAGCTGCGCATGTGCATCTTCTGGTGCGCTCCGGCAGCCTTGCCGCCTCTATGTCGGACTATCTGTCGTCGCGTCTTGAGGCCGATCCACGGATCACGATCCATTACCAAGCAGAAATTTCCGATCTGCATGGCGATGAAAAGCTATCCGCAGTAACAGTGAAAAACAAAGCCGACAGCACGCACCATCGCTATGACAGCCGCACAGTTTTCATCATGGCGGGGGCGGCACCCAATACAGAGTGGCTGGCCGGGCACGCCGCGTTAGACGATAAGGGCTTCGTTCTGACAGGCACCGAAAACGGTGGCCGGTCGCCGTTTGAAACATCGACCCACGGCATTTTTGCAGTTGGCGACGTGCGGTCCGGCTCGGTCAAGCGAGTGGCGTCATCGGTGGGCGAAGGCTCGGTCGTCATGAGCGAGGTCTGGAACCATTTGAATAGCTGA
- a CDS encoding 2OG-Fe(II) oxygenase, with product MTLSSLQQARAIARPSREQMLNREFSVQQFWNQNRDLFERAWSEWQTENEAKLPQLDSSILDPKLRAAVEQAWVDPTAEGAVKDLWEEVFPGVYRAQFFDVERLAALREYLDGVADADIPLRPPYGIVLNRGGAMLDPRSEGYLAAPGFQGFYREMMDAYMRPVSRLLFPDVVGYDTQTFGFSIRWQASKDTSLRPHSDASAVTLNINLNLPDEGYSGSAVSFIDPVSRRVEKLTFEPGTALIHHGSVPHASEPITEGERYNFVLWLYGQHGQIPHGSTPTPQISAKDRWSVPTEDFDNFAPF from the coding sequence ATGACCCTTTCATCTCTTCAACAAGCCCGTGCCATTGCGCGCCCAAGCCGGGAACAAATGCTCAACCGCGAGTTCTCTGTCCAACAATTCTGGAACCAGAACCGCGATCTGTTTGAACGCGCTTGGTCAGAATGGCAGACGGAGAACGAGGCTAAGCTGCCTCAGCTCGACAGCTCTATTCTCGATCCGAAACTGCGCGCGGCTGTGGAACAAGCTTGGGTAGATCCGACAGCCGAAGGTGCGGTCAAGGACCTGTGGGAAGAAGTCTTCCCCGGCGTCTATCGCGCGCAATTCTTTGACGTCGAACGTCTTGCGGCCCTGCGTGAATACCTTGACGGCGTTGCAGATGCGGACATCCCATTGCGCCCCCCTTACGGGATCGTGCTGAACCGCGGTGGTGCTATGCTTGACCCGCGCTCCGAAGGGTATCTGGCCGCGCCCGGGTTTCAGGGCTTCTACCGCGAGATGATGGACGCCTACATGCGGCCCGTGTCTCGTCTGCTATTTCCTGACGTTGTAGGCTACGACACACAAACATTCGGGTTCTCTATCCGGTGGCAGGCCAGCAAAGATACGTCCCTGCGCCCCCATTCGGATGCCTCAGCGGTGACATTGAACATCAACCTGAACCTGCCCGATGAAGGGTACTCCGGTTCGGCCGTCAGCTTCATCGATCCGGTTTCACGCCGCGTTGAAAAACTTACGTTTGAACCCGGCACCGCCCTGATCCACCACGGCAGCGTCCCCCACGCGTCCGAGCCGATCACTGAAGGCGAACGCTATAACTTTGTTCTGTGGCTGTATGGTCAACACGGACAAATTCCGCATGGCAGCACCCCGACGCCGCAAATCTCGGCCAAGGACAGGTGGTCCGTACCAACGGAAGATTTTGACAATTTCGCGCCGTTCTAA
- a CDS encoding zinc-dependent alcohol dehydrogenase family protein, whose product MKTMALSEYGPNSVFALTELPKPTADTGHVIVRVQATSINTIDMMIRNMGTDLGFAPATPAVLGMDFAGTIEEVGEGVTGFAVGDEVYGCAGGLANLQGALAEYMPADARLIAKKPKSLSMREAAAIPLVGITAYEGLKRAGVGKGQKVLVHGGSGGVGHIGVQLAREFGADVYATDSGDERLSVVRALGAEAIDFKAETVEDYVAKHTDGKGFDAVLDTVGAGNLTNSFNAVALNGHVATTLALAELDLTPAHLKGASLHVVFMLIPMLHDKDRADHGAILAELAKLVDSGALKPVVDEPQFTLEEVGAAYDRLASGKAIGKVVVDV is encoded by the coding sequence ATGAAAACCATGGCCCTCTCCGAATACGGACCCAACTCCGTCTTTGCATTGACCGAGCTGCCCAAACCAACCGCAGACACCGGTCATGTGATTGTTCGCGTTCAAGCAACCAGTATCAACACAATCGACATGATGATCCGCAATATGGGCACGGACCTTGGTTTTGCCCCCGCTACACCTGCTGTTTTGGGCATGGATTTTGCTGGCACGATTGAAGAAGTCGGCGAGGGTGTGACCGGTTTCGCCGTGGGCGACGAAGTATATGGCTGCGCCGGTGGTCTGGCCAACCTTCAGGGCGCTCTGGCGGAATACATGCCGGCTGATGCACGGCTGATCGCGAAAAAGCCGAAATCCCTCTCCATGCGTGAAGCGGCCGCGATCCCGCTGGTCGGGATCACCGCTTACGAGGGGCTCAAGCGCGCTGGCGTTGGCAAAGGCCAGAAGGTGCTTGTCCATGGCGGTTCCGGCGGTGTCGGGCACATCGGCGTGCAATTGGCGCGTGAGTTCGGCGCAGATGTCTATGCCACCGACAGCGGCGATGAACGCCTATCTGTTGTGCGCGCCCTTGGTGCCGAAGCGATCGATTTCAAAGCGGAAACCGTCGAGGACTACGTCGCCAAGCATACTGACGGCAAAGGTTTCGACGCGGTGCTGGATACAGTCGGCGCTGGCAACTTGACGAACTCATTCAACGCGGTCGCCCTGAACGGCCATGTGGCCACGACGCTCGCGCTGGCAGAGCTTGACCTGACACCGGCCCACCTGAAGGGTGCCTCACTGCATGTCGTATTCATGCTGATCCCGATGTTGCATGACAAAGACCGCGCAGACCACGGTGCAATCCTGGCCGAACTGGCAAAGCTGGTTGATAGCGGCGCATTGAAACCGGTCGTGGATGAGCCCCAGTTTACCCTTGAAGAGGTCGGTGCAGCCTATGATCGGCTTGCCAGCGGCAAGGCAATCGGCAAGGTGGTCGTGGACGTATAA
- a CDS encoding enoyl-CoA hydratase/isomerase family protein encodes MKYENFTTFSVDVKDAIATVTFDYGTVNVQGQEMLADLNSLAMRLERDRDTKVVIFQSAHPEIWVAHYDTELLKDMAIEAVSRENVVLLDLQMVCERISRVPQATIAKLEGFARGGGHELALALDMRFAARGKYKFMQMEVGMGILPCGGGASRMARQTGLGKALEIILSANDYDADDAERFGTINKALEPDEIGPYVDALARRISKFPAASINACKQMVYESIDKPIEEALKAEAYWLYQATSKTPAIKRFTVADEQGLEHDIENQRNWGDLVMKVQDIN; translated from the coding sequence ATGAAGTACGAGAATTTCACAACGTTTAGCGTCGATGTCAAAGATGCCATCGCTACCGTGACGTTCGATTATGGAACGGTCAACGTTCAGGGACAAGAGATGCTCGCCGACCTGAACAGCCTTGCCATGCGGCTTGAGCGGGACCGCGATACAAAGGTTGTAATCTTCCAGTCGGCGCACCCCGAAATCTGGGTGGCGCATTACGATACGGAGCTTCTTAAAGATATGGCGATCGAAGCCGTTTCGCGCGAAAACGTGGTATTGCTTGACCTACAAATGGTATGCGAACGGATTAGCAGGGTGCCGCAAGCGACCATTGCGAAGCTGGAAGGGTTTGCTCGTGGCGGAGGCCATGAACTGGCACTGGCGCTCGACATGCGGTTCGCCGCGCGTGGCAAGTACAAATTCATGCAAATGGAAGTCGGCATGGGCATTCTGCCCTGTGGAGGCGGCGCGTCGCGCATGGCCCGTCAAACCGGTTTAGGCAAAGCGTTGGAAATTATCCTTAGCGCAAATGATTACGACGCAGATGATGCGGAACGGTTCGGCACAATCAACAAGGCGCTCGAGCCCGATGAGATCGGCCCCTACGTTGACGCGCTGGCGCGGCGCATTTCCAAATTTCCCGCGGCTTCGATTAACGCCTGCAAGCAGATGGTTTACGAGTCTATCGACAAACCCATTGAAGAAGCCCTGAAGGCAGAGGCCTATTGGCTTTATCAAGCGACCAGCAAAACCCCGGCCATAAAGCGTTTCACAGTGGCTGACGAACAAGGGCTTGAGCACGACATCGAGAACCAGCGCAATTGGGGCGATCTGGTCATGAAGGTTCAAGACATCAACTAA
- a CDS encoding thiamine pyrophosphate-dependent dehydrogenase E1 component subunit alpha produces MSPTREEQHWMYRNMVTSRRFEEAIAKIYFEGKSPAFNMANGPIPGEMHLSDGQEPVAVGVCAHLTPEDVVTATHRPHHQAIAKGVDLDKMAAEIFGKKTGLSGGRGGHMHLFDDNVNFACSGIIAQGMGPAVGAALSRKMQGKPGVAVAFVGEGAVNQGGWHEAMNLAAVWNLPFICVVEDNGWGISVAKETASSIGSHADRAAAYGIPGKRIEGNDPYAIFEAAGEAIARARAGEGPSLLECETYRLAGHFMGDAEAYRPEGEKDALFEKDPIPKMRERLLAEGAASEADLNTIEEESAARVDAAIKFARESDDAAPEDALTRVFAA; encoded by the coding sequence ATGTCACCAACACGCGAAGAACAGCATTGGATGTATCGCAATATGGTCACGAGCCGGAGGTTCGAAGAAGCCATTGCGAAGATCTATTTCGAGGGAAAATCACCGGCGTTCAACATGGCCAATGGGCCGATCCCGGGTGAAATGCACCTGTCCGACGGGCAGGAGCCAGTGGCGGTGGGGGTTTGTGCGCACCTGACTCCCGAGGATGTGGTCACAGCCACCCACCGTCCACACCATCAGGCTATCGCCAAGGGCGTTGATCTGGACAAAATGGCCGCTGAGATCTTCGGTAAGAAAACCGGCTTATCCGGTGGTCGCGGCGGGCATATGCATCTGTTTGATGATAATGTTAACTTTGCCTGTTCTGGCATTATCGCGCAGGGCATGGGCCCCGCCGTGGGGGCGGCGCTCAGCCGCAAGATGCAAGGCAAGCCGGGCGTCGCCGTGGCCTTCGTCGGTGAAGGCGCGGTGAACCAGGGCGGTTGGCACGAGGCGATGAACCTTGCCGCCGTTTGGAACCTGCCCTTTATCTGCGTGGTCGAGGATAACGGCTGGGGCATTTCTGTCGCCAAAGAAACCGCCAGCAGCATCGGCAGCCATGCAGACCGCGCGGCGGCTTATGGCATCCCCGGAAAACGGATCGAGGGCAACGACCCCTATGCCATCTTTGAAGCAGCAGGCGAGGCGATTGCCCGAGCACGAGCGGGTGAAGGCCCATCGCTGCTGGAATGTGAAACCTACCGTTTAGCGGGCCACTTTATGGGTGACGCCGAGGCCTATCGCCCCGAAGGGGAAAAGGACGCGCTGTTTGAAAAGGATCCGATCCCCAAAATGAGGGAAAGATTGCTCGCCGAAGGGGCTGCCAGCGAGGCGGACTTGAACACGATCGAGGAAGAATCTGCTGCGCGCGTTGATGCCGCGATCAAGTTCGCCCGCGAAAGCGATGATGCAGCCCCCGAAGATGCGCTGACGCGCGTGTTCGCAGCATAA
- a CDS encoding alpha-ketoacid dehydrogenase subunit beta, translating to MTKSNERKLTIARAMAEATAQEMRIDPSVFVMGEDIGPLGGVYGNTRGLIEEFGAERIRDTPISETAFIGAAVGAAQDGMRPVVELMFVDFFGVCFDAIYNLMAKNIYFSGGNVKVPMVLMTSTGGGYSDGGQHSQCLYGTFAHLPGMKVVAPSNAYDAKGLMTAAMRDDSPVVYMYHKGLQGMGWLGTEAGATVHVPEEPYTLEIGKAKVVREGKDVSIVSCGMGVHNALKAAKKLEEQGVSAEVVDLVSLVPLDRDTIRASVAKTGRLIVVDEDYMSYGLSGEIIASVTEHDISVLKAAPKRVAFPDVPIPFARVMEQFCLPNPDKIVAAWDEMQAA from the coding sequence ATGACCAAATCGAACGAGAGAAAGCTGACCATCGCCCGCGCTATGGCCGAAGCCACCGCACAGGAAATGCGCATCGATCCCTCCGTCTTTGTGATGGGCGAGGACATCGGCCCTCTGGGTGGCGTCTATGGCAACACCCGTGGGTTAATCGAGGAGTTCGGGGCAGAACGCATCCGTGACACACCGATTTCCGAAACTGCCTTTATCGGTGCCGCTGTTGGTGCGGCGCAGGATGGCATGCGTCCGGTGGTCGAACTGATGTTCGTCGACTTCTTTGGCGTCTGCTTTGATGCGATCTACAATCTGATGGCCAAGAACATCTATTTCTCCGGCGGCAACGTGAAAGTGCCAATGGTCCTCATGACTTCAACCGGTGGTGGCTATTCCGACGGCGGCCAGCATTCGCAGTGTCTGTACGGCACCTTTGCTCACCTGCCCGGAATGAAGGTTGTGGCCCCATCCAATGCCTATGACGCCAAAGGGTTGATGACGGCCGCCATGCGCGACGACAGTCCGGTGGTTTACATGTACCACAAGGGGCTGCAGGGCATGGGTTGGCTTGGCACCGAGGCGGGGGCGACTGTGCATGTGCCGGAAGAGCCCTACACACTGGAAATCGGCAAGGCCAAGGTTGTGCGCGAAGGCAAGGACGTATCCATCGTCAGTTGCGGCATGGGCGTTCACAACGCGCTGAAGGCCGCCAAGAAACTCGAAGAACAAGGCGTCAGTGCCGAGGTCGTCGATCTTGTCAGCCTTGTCCCACTGGACCGTGACACCATCCGCGCCAGTGTCGCCAAGACCGGCAGGCTGATTGTCGTGGACGAGGACTATATGAGCTACGGCCTCTCGGGCGAAATCATCGCCTCCGTGACCGAGCATGATATCTCGGTTCTCAAGGCCGCGCCGAAACGCGTTGCCTTCCCCGATGTGCCGATCCCATTCGCGCGGGTGATGGAGCAGTTCTGCCTGCCCAACCCTGACAAGATCGTCGCTGCCTGGGACGAGATGCAAGCGGCCTGA
- a CDS encoding biotin/lipoyl-containing protein produces the protein MATDIVIPSDLWEEDEETVITGWLADDGATVEEGALVAEIMTAKVQYEINAPASGTLRIKEEADAVVPKGAVIGSVE, from the coding sequence ATGGCAACAGATATCGTCATCCCATCCGACCTCTGGGAAGAGGACGAAGAAACAGTGATCACCGGCTGGCTTGCTGATGATGGCGCGACCGTCGAAGAGGGCGCACTCGTGGCCGAGATAATGACCGCCAAAGTGCAATACGAGATTAACGCACCGGCTTCTGGCACACTGCGGATCAAGGAAGAGGCCGATGCCGTTGTGCCCAAGGGCGCCGTCATCGGGTCGGTCGAATGA
- a CDS encoding 2-oxo acid dehydrogenase subunit E2, with protein sequence MTKVVPLKGVRGMIADAMTKSLATAAQLTHHGSADATALMAEKTRLDAAGTKISVEDLLMLAVVRALKKNPDANGRVEGREVHLSDAVDLSVAIALPGNLLVAPAMFGADAMDVTELRAARQDLAARAKINKLTVTEMTGGTFTVSNLGLTRVEHFTPIINAGQICILGIGRFTDRAVRGEDGGIELRPHVGLSLTFDHRALDGAPAGDLLTSICEEIERMAV encoded by the coding sequence ATGACCAAGGTCGTCCCTCTCAAGGGCGTGCGCGGCATGATCGCGGATGCCATGACCAAAAGCCTCGCGACAGCCGCGCAGCTGACCCACCACGGCAGCGCCGATGCGACGGCGCTGATGGCCGAAAAAACACGCCTGGACGCGGCAGGTACCAAGATATCTGTCGAGGATCTCTTGATGCTGGCCGTGGTGCGTGCCCTGAAAAAGAACCCCGACGCAAACGGACGTGTCGAGGGGCGCGAGGTGCATTTGTCTGATGCGGTTGACCTGTCGGTGGCTATCGCCTTGCCCGGCAATCTGTTGGTCGCCCCTGCCATGTTCGGTGCCGATGCGATGGATGTAACCGAATTGCGTGCGGCGCGGCAGGATCTGGCCGCACGGGCCAAGATCAACAAGCTGACCGTGACAGAAATGACCGGCGGCACATTCACCGTCTCCAACCTCGGCCTCACGCGGGTGGAACATTTCACGCCGATCATCAACGCAGGGCAAATCTGCATCCTTGGTATCGGGCGTTTTACGGATCGCGCGGTGCGGGGCGAGGATGGCGGGATCGAATTGCGCCCCCATGTGGGCCTGTCGCTGACCTTTGATCATCGCGCGCTTGATGGCGCACCGGCGGGTGATCTGCTGACCTCGATCTGCGAAGAGATCGAAAGGATGGCGGTGTGA
- a CDS encoding DUF1330 domain-containing protein, which yields MTAYSVLAVTPTGDSWIPGYIEPVGKIIAKHGGKYIARTTSHEQVEGEDQPAALRVILEWPNTQAARDFVNDPDYAPYLEARHKGSTSVHFIIDGKDELA from the coding sequence ATGACAGCCTATTCAGTTCTGGCCGTGACACCCACCGGCGACAGCTGGATCCCCGGATATATCGAGCCGGTCGGCAAGATCATCGCCAAACATGGCGGCAAGTATATTGCGCGCACAACCAGCCACGAACAGGTCGAGGGGGAAGACCAGCCCGCAGCCCTGCGCGTGATCCTTGAATGGCCGAACACGCAAGCCGCCCGCGACTTCGTGAATGATCCGGACTACGCGCCCTATCTCGAGGCCCGCCACAAGGGATCGACCAGCGTTCATTTCATCATCGACGGCAAGGACGAGCTTGCCTGA